A genomic segment from Bubalus kerabau isolate K-KA32 ecotype Philippines breed swamp buffalo chromosome 21, PCC_UOA_SB_1v2, whole genome shotgun sequence encodes:
- the LOC129636320 gene encoding olfactory receptor 9G1-like yields MKRSNYTVTDFILVGFTTDPRMQLVLFVVFLGVYSMTVLANTALIVMICSDSRLHTSMYFFIGNLSFLDLRYSSVYTPKILVTCISEDKSISFAGCVAQFFFSGGLEYSECYLLATMAYDRYMAISKPLIYSQAMSIKLCAFLVATSYLGGFTNCSIITKRTFTMNFCNDNAIDDFFCDLLPLVKLACGKKNGYQALMYFLLASNVIAPAVFIFASYLFIIATILRICSTQGRLKAFSTCSSHLISVTLYYGSILYIYSRPRSNYSFDSDKIVSTFYTVVFPMLNPMIYSLRNKDVKEAMNKLFKHKISLLLSRCRDNFSAGYCISRRGAIVFL; encoded by the coding sequence ATGAAGAGAAGCAATTACACAGTGACGGACTTCATCCTGGTGGGCTTCACGACAGACCCCAGGATGCAGCTGGTCCTGTTTGTGGTGTTCCTTGGTGTCTACTCTATGACTGTGCTAGCAAACACTGCCCTCATAGTGATGATTTGTAGTGACTCCCGACTGCACACATCCATGTATTTTTTCATTGGGAATCTGTCTTTTCTGGATCTCCGGTATTCCTCTGTCTACACTCCAAAGATCTTAGTGACCTGCATCTCTGAAGACAAGAGCATCTCCTTTGCTGGCTGTGTAGCCCAGTTCTTCTTCTCTGGTGGACTGGAGTACAGTGAATGTTACCTGTTGGCCACCATGGCTTATGACCGCTATATGGCCATCTCAAAGCCACTTATTTATTCTCAGGCCATGTCCATAAAGCTCTGTGCATTCTTGGTAGCTACCTCATACCTTGGTGGCTTTACTAACTGTTCTATCATCACCAAAAGAACATTTACCATGAACTTCTGTAATGACAATGCAATTGATGACTTTTTTTGTGATTTGCTTCCCCTGGTGAAGTTAGCTTGTGGCAAGAAGAATGGCTACCAGGCTCTGATGTATTTCCTCCTGGCCTCTAATGTCATCGCCCCTGCTGTGTTCATATTTGCTTCCTACCTCTTCATCATCGCCACCATCTTGAGGATCTGCTCCACCCAGGGCCGCCTcaaggccttctccacctgctcctcccacctgATCTCTGTCACCTTGTACTATGGctccattctctacatctactCTCGTCCACGCTCTAACTATTCTTTTGACAGTGACAAAATAGTTTCTACATTTTACACTGTGGTGTTTCCTATGTTGAACCCCATGATCTACAGCTTGAGGAATAAGGATGTGAAAGAGGCCATGAATAAACTCTTCAAACATAAAATTTCTCTCCTTTTAAGCAGATGTAGAGACAATTTTTCAGCAGGTTATTGTATTTCAAGAAGAGGTGCCATTGTGTTCCTTTAG